aagaacaattgctgattctaaaaaagaacacactgttttgatgccacagaaatagaaagttataaggaaagaacattaaaatttaaaaagaacatagaattaagaacgagaaaatttaccttaatcacccgatgcaccttcatcaacagcataaacctctttgaatgaataaaaaaattcaaaaaatagcgaaattgaaatagtattttgcttaataaactagtttttgtaaacgtaattcaattaaaatcacatttcagagaaagaaggaggagaaaatttgttttgaactttctctctcataaaatctctcttttgttgggagaaactaaaagcactcctctttctctctcaagaatgtatttctaaaatgagaagttatgaatccaataggagaaatattatatatatagaaaatgaaaaataaaaaaattaaaaaaaagagggggaaggagaagaaatacaagccatgttcatgataagaacggtgcacttgtttttttttttttttttgggttttgttgttctgttcttttatgtttattagatataaatcttaatgttcttttatgtttgttcttttttcaaaagTACAATATTGAAGAGCAAAGGAAGCTTTTACTTGACCCGCAACAAATGAtgttaaatcttcaaaaacagctgaaagaacaagaagaaaggctgaataaacagagcaattcctcaaaagaacaaaaagaggatgaacctaaaagaacattataaataaagaaaaagaacattataaatacagaaaagaacatatcatgtagaacacttattttaaccatgtaaaacaacattaccaataaaaaaacgaacaacaatatagcttaaaagaacataataaagtaaagaaaaagaacattaaaaatagcagaaaagaacatatcatgtagaacacttattttaaccatgtgaaaaaagaacaaaaaaaataaataaaagaacaacaaaaatggtaaaagaacaatttgatctgaagtgtgtaatatcaaaagaacaacaagttaaagcaaaaaagaacaaagaacaacaacctaaagcaaaaaagaacaacatgttcaataattactttctgtattattacaatctattaatacatatatgagaaccaatatataaaagaacaaaagataagactaaaagaacatataaaatcgaaaaaagaacagaaatcaaaatcatcagaaatatataatcaagatacattaatcatcaaaattatcaaaatatagaatcaaaatacattaatcaaggttattgagaaatgcagaaatcgaaatgatcaaaaaaatcaaaataaattgaaatgatgaaaataatgaacatggaaatcaaaatcatcataaataagtaattcgttttaaaaaattgaaaaattaccttcacaaatcggattatcagcagaggaattcaaatttgaagaagaagaaccaatagaatttgatattgaagtagaaaaatcaaccaatatctgagaattttccattactttctctctcctcttcacagtttctctctcatttccatagtttttctctcccctcttcacaaattctgatttgaaaattataaaaaagaaggtatatataccagaaaaatagagtgaaaaacaaaagaacgaaaaaaaagggacagagcagtcattgttcttttttttaacaaaagaacaacgtttgttttttttttaacaaaagaacaacgtttgttcttttttttataaaaaaaacaacgtttgttcttttcttctccGGATTCAACAAGATATCCGCGTTTTATATTTATTGCATGTCGTTTGGGCACCAGTGCACCAAGAGCACTGTGCACACCCCTGCACCATCATATTTGCGAGTTACCTCAAAAACGAAAGCTTAAATAATTAGAACTGAATTACCGGTTTAGATAATCACAACAAAACTTTGATCATCattatcaacaacaacaaactaGAAGTTACTCCTTAAAAAACACATAAAAACTTATGCTACAAGATCAAAGACTACCTGTAcacaaaataacaaaaaaaaaacacaagatatactccgtactacatTACATCATTCGTGATTAGCTTATTTTAGTCCGATCCTGTTGGTTGGTTGGTTGGTGCAAACCTTAGAAGGATGGCACGACGCCGTAACCGGGGTCAGAGGCGAAGAGCCCGTCAACGGCAGCTGCAGACACCTCGACCTCGATATCAGTTCGCTTGGCAAACCGACCCTTGATGCGAGGCCTTGTTTCAGCATATGCCTTCCTAGAAGCATAACGGATTGTTTTTTCAAACTTGCGGTTCTTCCTCTTCTCCCTGTACCTTAAAACTCTTGCTTCTCTGTCCATTCCGATCATTTTCATCTGCTGCTGCTTGTCGAATCCGGTCGACGCCACATCGGCCATGACACTCGCATCTGGAACCACTCCATAGTCCAACGATGACGAGGACACCTGAATTATTTCAACGAAACCTAATTTTAATCAGTGCTGTTTTATTTTATGTGTGCAATTTACAAGTAATCAATTGCATGCTCAATACATTATTTAGCGTGTTTGTACCCTAATCCTTAATAACGAAACATTGATCTAGAAAATATGGGACTATTAGTCTATTACTAGTAAAAGTCTGAAGATTATTAGAGGAAGATTAAAAAAGCTAATCAAGCAAAATTAAAGGAACATTAAAAAAGTAAAACTAAGGTAATTATTAAAAGAGGAGCTTACACTGTGACTTAGAGAAGGCTGATTactgaaagaggagagagaaaaaggctTGCAAGCAGCAGAAGGATTCTCATAGCTATCAAAATGAGGGTTGGTGGCGTCATGGTGGTGGAAAGAGGACAGAGAAAACATCGATGCCTGATGCTGCAGCTGCGGGTGCTGGAGGCTCCCCTTTTGATCCGGATCCGGAACAACGCCGTCCGCGCTTAGATCCGGATCGGGTTTCGGTTCAGCTCCAAAGTCCAAATCCAAGTACGGGTCTATTGCATCAGCTTCATCTGCTGCGCCAGAGAATAAGTAGTCAATCGACTTCGGCTCATCCTGCTTGTTAGGGTTTGGAAGAAGCCACGAAGCTGCCTCGGCTTCATCAGCGTCAGAGTAGTAATCGTCCCCAAATAGCTTATTGATAGCAGCCGACTTCGCTGCGGCGGTGGCTGCGGCGGTAGGAAGAGAATTGTTGTTTTCAGAAGGGGGTGGAGTAGGAGTAAGAGGGTCGTAAAATGGAGTCAGAGGAACACGGTCATGGCGGCGAGCGAGGGGGTTAGCTGAGTGGATATCACGGTCGCAAGTAACACAGAGATGTGCGGCGTCGGCCTTACATGTTATTGAAGCTGGCGCGTGTTCACACACCTCACAAACCCACACGCGCGCGTGACGTGACGCTAACTTGTTAGCTGCGTGCACCTTGGCGTCGCACGAAATGCAGAGGTACGCCGTGTCAGCACGGCAGAAGACGGTGGCTGTTGCAGACTTGCATGAGTCACATAGTTTTGCTGCCATCAGACCAACTCCCATTAATCGGcgtctctttttgtttatctctctagctttctctttctctctctatgtGAGTCAGTGAGTGTTAAATtattgtaatattttttttcaatttttgttttttttttgtgtgggtAGGAAACTAGGAACTAGGAAAAGGATGAGGGTAGAGTCAATCAATAATCTGAtcaggagagagagaggagatcTAGGTTGACAAATGGGAGGATGACATGTGGATGAGCCTTAGCCAGTTAATTGGAAAGACAAAAAAGGATGACAAAATCGTTTTTATCAACTCCCCTTACCCCCTTTCTTCATTTAGTGGTCCTCGTTATTTCATTCATCTTACTCGTACAAATAATAGAGTACGAGACTATTCCCATTTCCAACTCTCAATTTACAAATAAatttgtagttggttaagatggtagaaagtgtaacttttaacaaatgaggtttggtgttcgatccttgctacATGTTTCATTGGCAGTCAGTTTTTTGCTTAGGAAAGGGATTGTTTCTGTTTTTTTCACGCTTGTTTTACCTCTTCAAGAGGTTGCTTTTGTAACAATTCCTTGATCAGTTAATATAATTTCGACTTTTTACATCAAAAAAAACTCTCaatttacaaaaaaataaaaatgacccTTCTTTCATTACATATATTCATCGCCCAACTCTTGAGCTGCCTTACTTTTTCAAAATCATGAATAGAAACGGGAATGGTATTATCCGCCCCGACTTTTGAACAacaatcctaacacttataaagtctCATACTTTGGTTACTATTCACACAATAGTGAATTACCTAAATTACCCCAAATTTCCTTCATGTTTATATTTTTGTCTTTTCCTTGAGAATAGAGTACTTACGGTTATAACTTTTGGAGCGATTTtcttcaatattgcataaagatacaataattccctaaatacgttactttttaagttatttcccaccataccgtccacgtaagcaagggagaaaaagaagtaattttttttctccggttcagcattgaaccgccatatgagatagcagtttcgttttaaagcaaaccgccatctcagatggcggttcaatgttataaaccgctatctcagatagcggtttggaTTAAAACATAACCGCTACctcagatggcggtttacttacttgtaaattatttttaacatgaattacagtttaaatagaaatataCTTTAGAAGTAACCTCTTGTGACATCAATTGTGTCTGTAGCTCAGTGGATAGAGTGGGTTACTTCCATGCAGGAGattgtgggttcgaatcctacctaatgtgtttatttctttttaaccatttattaatattagttATAAACATTTCCAAATTTAACTTATCAAACATTAGTGTCTGTAGCTTAGTGGATAGAGCATTTGTTTCCTAAGTAGAAGGTTGTGGGTTCGACCCCAGCTAatgcggttttttttttttttttttaccatttataAATAGTACGTTCATAAATGAGATAGCGGATTTATAAGTCAACCGctacctgagatagcggtttagtgtcgcttcattaaaaaaaaaaaaagaccggttttaatgctgacgtggacggtatggtgggaattaagttaaaaagtggcgcattttgggaatttgacgttctttaaacaatattgaaggaaatcgctctaaCTTTTGCCTTATTAATGTTGTCACGATTGAAGATGCGACCTTGTGTTAATACAATTAGAGGTTTTTGTGATTCTTTATTGGTTTTCTAATGACGGGTTGTAAAATTTATGTCTTTCCTCATTAAATAGTTTCATTAATATAGAAGCATGTTGCTAATGTTGCCCGTGGAATGCTACAATAACAATTGTAGTGATTTTAATGTTGCTTGTGGAATGCTACAATATCAATGACACTAATGTTGTAAACGTATTTATGATTTTGTATTATCAATTACATACAAATCGAACTTTAGCATTGCTAATCTAGGATTAACATGACAGTCTTTTACGTAACACTTATGCAAAATAAGTTTGTATACCTTGGGGGATCGTACGCGTTATATTTATTTAGTTTATAGTAGTAACTTAGCGCACGATCCAACAACTAGTGACTAACAAATAAATCAGTTTTATGTTGTTATATTTATTTAGTTTATAGTAGTAACTTATTCATAGTCTTACCAAGAGAGAAAATGCACTACTACGTGATTGATGCATGTAATAGCTAGGCTACTATGAATAAGTGTGGATTATCAATTACTTGGTTGAGGATCGCTGAGAGGGGCTCAACCGAATTAAAATGCAAAGAGAAATTAACATAGGTGTTTGATGAATGAAGGCAAATAGGCAATGCTTTACTTTATTCAAACATCTTATTTTAGGAAACTTTATGTTGCTCATCACAACAAACTTGCAATATCAAACAAGAGTAGACCAGACCAATAAGATTATTTTAAATTAGACTAAATCTCCAACCTTTTAAAATGCATCAACTTTCTAAGTCTTAATATTGTGCTTATTAATAGTGGAGAAATGCTACATCGCTGGTGGACAACGATAAAAAGAGCTCATACCCAGGGCAAAATGGTTTTTTCGCTacatgagttgaaaagtcaaacaaattaTTAAATATCGGCAATATGACAGTAAttgatacaacaatgacagtattttaatacaacaatgacagtatttatgtAAACGATGATaatacttatataacacttgtatacatatttttatctattcatttaatatgcaacacttctatccattcatttaagtgacccctttactttttctatttcattacacttgtatacataattttctttttttgggtgattgtgacagtattttaatacaacaatgacagtatatatataacaatgacaatacttatattaccGATGACAATATATAAGAAGTTAGCAACACTTGTACACATTTATTTAAGTGTGGGCCAtctttccaatttttttttagggtGGGTATGGGTCTTTTTTATCGCTGGTGGACAGCGATGTAGCATACTTCATTAATAGTGCGTTGGGGGTGGTAAAAGGTTGAAATCTTTAACCTTTAAAATGCATCAACTCATTGTACTAATCAATAGTGTTTTTGGTGGTAATTGAAATTTTCTGTTtacaaagaaataaaaaataaaaaaggtcCCCTTAGAAACTCTATCGTGAGCTTCTAAAGGTAAAGGGTTCAAATGTCATCCCTTGcatattttcccttttttcttcttcttcttcttcttcttcttcttcttcttacttttctttctttttctgtcTTTTTTCCTTCATTTTCTTCTGTCTGATAGGTTTTCTTTTAAGTTTCAACCTTAGCTCCCTTCCGTCCCGCCCGCCCCTTCATTGTTCTTTATTCTCTTTGCTTAATATTTTTTTCTTCTATTTCAGTCAttagatttctgaatttttttcaatcaattttcatATACAGATcacattatcatcatcatcatcatcatcatcatcatcatcattatgaAATGATAGATCTaagtgtaatttttttttctcataaGCATTTTCTCTTGCAACTACAAACGTAGTCATTTTCACAAATTATAATTTCACAAATTATTCCAATCCTAATTCCAATCCAATAGCAAATTCatgaaccttttttttttgctaacttGGAACAACTAGGGAGTAAAATTATGAGACTTATTTCAAACAACAAGATCGTTAAGAAAACGCGACATTGTAAAAACACTTtcttatacggagtatgatTGACATACTTTGATCTCATGTATCCCTTAATCCCTTAATACTAGCCCCGGTTTTCCCGGCGTATAGTTTaggcaatttaattgacttgTTAATGTATTAtgtggtagttgatagtgggtatttatttttaatatagttagtgagaaATGTGTCAAAGGAAGAGGTTGGGGGTGGGTTgaaatttttaatgttttttaagGAATTAGGAATATATGTGGTTCTTGATTAGTGGGAGAAAttatataatattagtaaaagcatgccatttatagaaacgggtcgaatattaagggacgacttTATGAGGAAAGTGGGgctagtattaagggacggagggagtagcccCTAGTGTATTGTACTCGATGATAGTAACATGTTCAATAAAGGATATTTAGTACTCTTTTGTCCTTATTTTTTTATCCCATTTGCTATTTTTTTCCGTCCTTAAAAGATCTCCCATTTGTGCTCACGGGGACACAAAATTTGCTCTCATATAAAACACATTTGGCCCATCATTTTTATCGTTTCTCAATTATACTCACCCATTTCTTAATAAAGCATATAGGCTTAATGGtgcaaacaataaaaaatagaggGAATATGAATTAACTAAGTTCTACCCTTCTATCACATATTCACATGGTAATTAAATAGGCATGCTATTGTTTACTTTTTCTTCTTATATAGCACATTTCAGCATAAATTTGGCATGTCACTTTGTATACGCTCCTAAATCCTACTCCCACCATGTTTTATGAAATGCATGAGGCACTTTCCTAAAatgttatattttattaaatactCCCTCTATCCCTTAATGCTCGTCTCGGTTTGACCGACATAAAATTTTaggcaatttaattgacttattaatttgctgggtggtagttgatagtggggtatttttctaatatagttagtgggaaataaATGGGTGGTGGTGGCGTTgagttgaatttttttaatattttttgaaGTATGAGTATATGTGGGTCCATGGTATGTGagagaaatgatataatattagtaaaagtatgtcatttatagaaacggggcAAGTATTAGGGGATgactttataaggaaagtggggcgagtattaagggacggggaAAATAgtgcattttttattttttgtatgtttttacattttaataatatatctATCTCCTCTTATTGTATTTACTCTcacctattttatttattttcttaccGGTGTTATTTCTATTAATAAGAGTTGGAGGATATGAAGTCGTTAAAGAGAAACTTTTAAACAAGTATAATTTAACAAATTAGTGGTGGTTTTAAAACCACTGCTACTTAACAAGGAAGTGTATGGTTGACTTTCAAATTGCTCGGAACGTGCTTTatgtttgaataatttaatactTTGATATTTTTTTGTTATAATTATTTATTCCGCACTtgta
This sequence is a window from Spinacia oleracea cultivar Varoflay chromosome 1, BTI_SOV_V1, whole genome shotgun sequence. Protein-coding genes within it:
- the LOC110790006 gene encoding zinc finger protein CONSTANS-LIKE 4 produces the protein MGVGLMAAKLCDSCKSATATVFCRADTAYLCISCDAKVHAANKLASRHARVWVCEVCEHAPASITCKADAAHLCVTCDRDIHSANPLARRHDRVPLTPFYDPLTPTPPPSENNNSLPTAAATAAAKSAAINKLFGDDYYSDADEAEAASWLLPNPNKQDEPKSIDYLFSGAADEADAIDPYLDLDFGAEPKPDPDLSADGVVPDPDQKGSLQHPQLQHQASMFSLSSFHHHDATNPHFDSYENPSAACKPFSLSSFSNQPSLSHSVSSSSLDYGVVPDASVMADVASTGFDKQQQMKMIGMDREARVLRYREKRKNRKFEKTIRYASRKAYAETRPRIKGRFAKRTDIEVEVSAAAVDGLFASDPGYGVVPSF